A genomic window from Filimonas effusa includes:
- a CDS encoding RagB/SusD family nutrient uptake outer membrane protein translates to MKKFIIHSAYLMLLSSLLFSCKKYLDNNTEGKIPPSDFFKTADDARQSIIAIYAKMRKWEMTAFAYISIQEIPSDQSIKGGAQGDASFLNNYDRFAYTSTEGQINDYWIGRYQLINLCNQAISNIPAITMDETLKARLIGEAKFARATFYFDLVRAFGDVPMPVSVENAAVAALTRTPAVEVYSQIIKDLQDAAQVLPDSYTGAEIGRATKGAARGYLAKVFMYQKEWDKVLEQTSAIISSGRYSLEPDFYQLFRISHENGVESIFEVQNYAVLGNGDLSNSQFSQVQGASGNGFGWGFNAPSDSLARAFDAAGDTLRKRVTILYRGQTTQDGDLILAPNPMEGVTIPRYNGKSYVPKKDQVSGVNEGAAQNVRKMRYAEILLIDAEAKINKGDVAGAAASLKLVRDRAKLPYIAAPTIQQIWNERCLELAMEQDRFFDLVRTGQAKNVLAPLGFTDINSLFPIPQAVIDITNGTIKQNPGY, encoded by the coding sequence ATGAAAAAGTTTATTATTCATTCTGCATATTTAATGTTATTGTCGTCATTGCTTTTCTCTTGTAAAAAATATCTCGATAATAATACAGAGGGTAAGATCCCTCCAAGTGATTTCTTTAAAACAGCCGATGATGCAAGGCAGTCTATAATAGCTATCTACGCGAAAATGCGCAAATGGGAAATGACAGCCTTTGCCTACATTTCTATACAAGAGATCCCATCTGATCAGTCTATTAAAGGAGGCGCCCAGGGCGATGCGTCTTTCTTAAATAACTATGACAGGTTTGCCTACACGTCTACCGAAGGGCAGATCAATGACTATTGGATCGGAAGATACCAGCTTATCAATTTATGTAACCAGGCTATCAGTAACATCCCTGCTATTACCATGGACGAAACCTTAAAAGCTCGTTTGATTGGTGAGGCTAAATTTGCAAGAGCAACTTTTTACTTCGATCTGGTTCGTGCATTCGGTGATGTTCCTATGCCTGTTTCTGTTGAAAATGCTGCAGTTGCTGCGCTTACAAGAACCCCCGCAGTTGAAGTATATAGTCAGATCATAAAGGATTTGCAGGACGCTGCCCAGGTATTGCCTGATTCCTATACAGGAGCTGAAATAGGACGCGCTACCAAAGGCGCCGCAAGAGGTTACCTTGCAAAAGTCTTTATGTATCAGAAAGAATGGGATAAAGTGCTGGAGCAAACATCCGCAATCATCTCTTCAGGGAGATATAGCCTGGAACCGGATTTTTACCAGCTTTTCAGGATTTCACATGAGAACGGTGTTGAATCCATCTTTGAAGTTCAGAATTATGCCGTTTTAGGTAATGGCGATCTGAGTAACAGCCAGTTTTCGCAGGTGCAGGGCGCGAGTGGTAATGGGTTTGGCTGGGGGTTCAACGCACCATCCGATAGCCTCGCAAGAGCATTCGATGCTGCTGGAGATACCTTGCGGAAAAGAGTTACTATCTTATACAGAGGACAAACAACACAGGATGGCGACTTGATCCTGGCTCCTAATCCAATGGAAGGCGTTACTATTCCACGTTACAATGGCAAATCTTATGTTCCGAAAAAGGACCAGGTGTCAGGCGTAAATGAAGGCGCTGCCCAGAATGTACGCAAAATGCGTTATGCCGAAATTCTGTTAATAGATGCAGAAGCCAAGATCAATAAAGGTGATGTTGCAGGCGCGGCTGCTTCATTGAAACTGGTGCGCGATCGTGCCAAACTTCCTTATATAGCTGCACCAACCATCCAGCAGATCTGGAATGAACGATGCCTGGAATTGGCGATGGAACAAGACCGCTTTTTCGACCTCGTTCGTACAGGTCAGGCAAAAAATGTTCTTGCTCCCTTAGGTTTTACAGACATAAATAGCCTGTTCCCTATACCACAGGCGGTAATTGATATTACAAACGGTACGATTAAACAGAACCCCGGGTACTAA